The following proteins are encoded in a genomic region of Shinella zoogloeoides:
- the murI gene encoding glutamate racemase → MFDSGIGGLTVLREARVLMPERHFTYVADDAGFPYGGWEEPALKAHIVELFGKLLNEHDPEVCVIACNTAFTLVGADLRAAFPHMPFVGTVPAIKPAAERTRSGLVSVLATPGTVKRAYTRDLIQSFASQCDVRLVGSENLARMAEAYIRGESLSDQAVRSEIIPCFVDEMGRKTDIVVLACTHYPFMANLFRQLAPWPVDWLDPAEAIARQTRRLVPPLETIAPGEDIAVFTSGRPDFATCRLMQGFGLRVV, encoded by the coding sequence ATGTTCGACAGCGGCATCGGCGGCCTCACCGTGCTGCGCGAGGCGCGCGTGCTGATGCCGGAGCGGCATTTCACCTATGTCGCCGACGATGCCGGCTTTCCCTATGGCGGCTGGGAAGAGCCGGCGCTGAAGGCGCATATCGTCGAGCTCTTCGGCAAGCTCCTGAACGAGCACGACCCGGAAGTCTGTGTCATCGCCTGCAACACCGCCTTCACGCTCGTCGGCGCGGACCTGCGCGCCGCCTTTCCGCACATGCCCTTCGTCGGCACCGTCCCGGCCATCAAGCCCGCCGCCGAGCGCACGCGCTCCGGCCTCGTCTCGGTGCTTGCGACACCCGGCACGGTCAAGCGCGCCTATACGCGCGACCTCATCCAGTCCTTCGCCAGCCAGTGCGACGTGCGCCTCGTCGGCTCGGAAAACCTCGCCCGCATGGCCGAGGCCTATATCCGCGGCGAGAGCCTTTCCGATCAGGCGGTGCGCAGCGAGATCATTCCCTGCTTCGTCGACGAGATGGGCCGCAAGACCGATATCGTCGTGCTCGCCTGTACGCATTATCCCTTCATGGCGAACCTCTTCCGCCAGCTCGCCCCCTGGCCGGTCGACTGGCTCGACCCCGCCGAGGCGATCGCCCGCCAGACCCGCCGCCTCGTCCCGCCGCTGGAAACCATCGCGCCCGGCGAGGACATCGCCGTCTTCACCTCCGGCAGGCCGGATTTCGCGACGTGCCGGCTGATGCAGGGTTTCGGTCTGCGCGTCGTCTGA
- a CDS encoding NADP-dependent isocitrate dehydrogenase, with product MAKIKVANPVVELDGDEMTRIIWQFIKDKLIHPYLDIDLEYYDLGMENRDATDDQVTIDAANAIKKHGVGVKCATITPDEARVEEFKLKKMWKSPNGTIRNILGGVIFREPIICKNVPRLVPGWTKPIIVGRHAFGDQYRATDFKFPGKGKLMMKFIGEDGKEIEYEVYDAPSAGVAMGMYNLDDSITEFARASFNYGLQRKVPVYLSTKNTILKVYDGRFKDIFQQVFDAEFADKFKEAKLWYEHRLIDDMVASALKWSGGYVWACKNYDGDVQSDIVAQGFGSLGLMTSVLMTPDGKTVEAEAAHGTVTRHYRQHQKGEETSTNSIASIFAWTRGLAHRAKLDGNAELARFSETLERVCVDTVEAGFMTKDLALLIGPDQPWLSTTGFLDKIDENLRKAMAA from the coding sequence ATGGCAAAGATCAAGGTCGCCAATCCCGTCGTCGAGCTCGACGGCGACGAGATGACGCGCATCATCTGGCAGTTCATCAAGGACAAGCTGATCCACCCCTACCTTGATATCGACCTCGAATATTACGACCTCGGCATGGAGAACCGCGACGCCACCGACGACCAGGTGACGATCGACGCGGCCAACGCCATCAAGAAGCACGGCGTCGGCGTCAAGTGCGCCACCATCACGCCGGACGAAGCCCGCGTCGAGGAATTCAAGCTAAAGAAGATGTGGAAGTCGCCGAACGGCACGATCCGCAACATCCTCGGCGGCGTCATCTTCCGCGAGCCGATCATCTGCAAGAACGTGCCGCGCCTCGTTCCCGGCTGGACCAAGCCGATCATCGTCGGCCGCCACGCCTTCGGCGACCAGTACCGCGCCACCGACTTCAAGTTCCCCGGCAAGGGCAAGCTGATGATGAAATTCATCGGCGAGGACGGCAAGGAGATCGAATACGAGGTCTATGACGCGCCGTCCGCCGGCGTCGCCATGGGCATGTACAACCTCGACGATTCGATCACCGAATTCGCCCGCGCGTCGTTCAACTACGGCCTGCAGCGCAAGGTGCCGGTGTATCTGTCCACCAAGAACACCATCCTCAAGGTCTATGACGGCCGCTTCAAGGATATCTTCCAGCAGGTCTTCGACGCCGAATTCGCCGACAAGTTCAAGGAAGCCAAGCTCTGGTACGAGCATCGCCTGATCGACGACATGGTCGCCTCGGCGCTCAAGTGGTCCGGCGGCTATGTCTGGGCCTGCAAGAACTACGACGGCGACGTGCAGTCCGACATCGTGGCCCAGGGCTTCGGCTCGCTCGGCCTGATGACCTCGGTCCTCATGACGCCGGACGGCAAGACGGTCGAGGCGGAAGCTGCGCACGGCACGGTCACGCGCCACTACCGCCAGCACCAGAAAGGCGAGGAAACCTCGACCAACTCCATCGCCTCGATCTTCGCCTGGACCCGTGGCCTCGCCCACCGCGCCAAGCTCGACGGCAATGCGGAGCTCGCCAGGTTCTCCGAGACGCTGGAACGCGTCTGCGTCGACACGGTCGAAGCCGGCTTCATGACCAAGGACCTCGCCCTCCTCATCGGTCCCGACCAGCCGTGGCTCTCCACCACCGGCTTCCTCGACAAGATCGACGAGAACCTCCGCAAAGCCATGGCCGCCTGA
- a CDS encoding RNA methyltransferase yields MAGTNSERTLIAEGPAIILVHPQLGENIGMVARAMANFGLAELRLVNPRDGWPSEKAISAASKADHVIEAAKVYPSLEEAVSDLEFVYATTARDRYGYKEVRSPVVAADDLRTRFRAGQKTGILFGRERTGLTNEEIALADELVTFPVNPAFASLNLAQAVLLMSYEWMKSGLASVEDTPFDALPQRPAKKEELQGLFDHVEETLDARGYFRPAEKKPKLVENLRAILTRPSFTGTEIQVLRGIVSCLDRFTRESPRGATNPNRTRNRRPKVPRDVE; encoded by the coding sequence ATGGCAGGCACGAACAGCGAACGCACGCTGATCGCCGAAGGACCGGCGATCATCCTCGTTCATCCGCAACTGGGCGAGAACATCGGCATGGTGGCGCGCGCCATGGCGAATTTCGGGCTGGCGGAACTGCGCCTCGTCAACCCGCGCGACGGCTGGCCGAGCGAGAAGGCGATCTCCGCCGCCAGCAAGGCCGATCACGTCATCGAGGCCGCAAAGGTCTATCCCTCGCTGGAAGAGGCCGTCTCCGACCTCGAATTCGTCTATGCCACCACGGCGCGCGATCGCTACGGCTACAAGGAGGTCCGCTCCCCGGTCGTCGCCGCGGACGACCTGCGCACGCGCTTTCGGGCCGGGCAGAAGACCGGCATCCTCTTTGGCCGCGAGCGCACGGGCCTCACCAACGAGGAGATCGCGCTCGCCGACGAACTGGTGACCTTCCCGGTCAATCCTGCCTTCGCTTCGCTCAACCTCGCCCAGGCCGTGCTCCTCATGAGCTACGAGTGGATGAAGAGCGGCCTTGCCTCCGTCGAGGACACGCCCTTCGACGCGCTGCCGCAGCGCCCCGCCAAGAAGGAAGAACTGCAGGGCCTCTTCGATCACGTGGAAGAGACGCTGGATGCGCGCGGCTACTTCCGCCCCGCCGAAAAAAAGCCCAAACTGGTGGAGAACCTGCGCGCCATCCTGACGCGCCCTTCCTTCACCGGCACGGAGATCCAGGTCTTGCGCGGTATCGTTTCCTGCCTCGATCGCTTCACGCGGGAATCGCCGCGCGGCGCGACCAATCCCAATCGCACCCGCAACCGCCGGCCCAAGGTGCCCCGTGACGTCGAATAG